One segment of Massilia sp. Se16.2.3 DNA contains the following:
- a CDS encoding S9 family peptidase translates to MRTERVEFAGPHGRLAAKLDLPTGTPRAYGIFAHCFTCSKDVLAANRIGHGLAAQGVAMLRFDFAGLGASAGNFSDTNFSSNVEDPVAASAFLRAHHAAPRLLVGHSMGGTVVLAAAHRIPEAKAVVTIAAPSDPHYVVDKLLVEHLDTIARLGEARVQLAGRDFQIRRQFVEDATRHRLADRIAHLGRALLVMHAPADDTVDVENALRIFGMAAYPKSFVSLDGMDHLVTGRHDAAQVAAVIAAWSARYIDGV, encoded by the coding sequence ATGCGCACCGAACGCGTCGAATTCGCAGGCCCGCACGGCAGGCTCGCGGCCAAGCTCGACCTTCCCACAGGCACTCCGCGCGCCTATGGCATCTTTGCCCATTGCTTCACCTGCAGCAAGGACGTGCTGGCGGCGAACCGCATCGGCCACGGACTGGCCGCGCAGGGCGTGGCCATGCTGCGCTTCGACTTCGCCGGCCTGGGTGCCAGCGCCGGCAACTTCAGCGACACGAATTTTTCGTCGAACGTGGAAGACCCGGTGGCGGCAAGCGCTTTTCTACGCGCGCACCATGCGGCGCCGCGCCTGCTGGTAGGCCACAGCATGGGCGGCACGGTCGTGCTGGCCGCCGCGCACCGCATTCCCGAAGCGAAGGCGGTGGTGACGATCGCCGCGCCGAGCGACCCGCATTATGTCGTCGACAAGCTGCTGGTCGAGCATCTCGACACCATCGCCCGGCTGGGCGAAGCGCGGGTGCAGCTGGCAGGGCGCGACTTCCAGATCCGCCGCCAGTTCGTCGAGGACGCGACCCGGCACCGGCTGGCGGACAGGATCGCGCATCTGGGACGCGCGTTGCTGGTGATGCATGCGCCGGCGGACGATACGGTCGACGTGGAGAATGCGCTGCGCATTTTCGGGATGGCGGCGTATCCGAAGAGTTTTGTATCGCTCGACGGGATGGATCACCTGGTGACGGGGAGGCATGACGCCGCACAGGTGGCGGCGGTGATCGCGGCGTGGAGCGCGCGCTATATCGATGGGGTGTAG
- a CDS encoding tetratricopeptide repeat protein: protein MPEGQYLLGRMLRRGEGTPADKNEAARWLLRSAEQGYAPAQYMVGYDYLTAGRQAPAALWLTRAAEQGEPNAQTCLGVMCLQGDGVAHDPARGIALLSKAAGQGIASAQHNPGVTFAEGNGIVPDPEQALAWYRKAAAQGYAPSEFELGMCYRTGNGLPTDLARGHALIRAAAEKGYAEAQFSLGAILLEGEGPLAADPDASERWVRKAAARGHPEACRIVGLMA, encoded by the coding sequence TTGCCGGAAGGCCAGTACCTGCTTGGCCGCATGCTGCGCAGGGGCGAGGGCACGCCTGCGGACAAGAACGAAGCGGCAAGGTGGCTGCTGCGTTCGGCCGAACAGGGCTATGCACCGGCCCAATACATGGTCGGGTATGACTACCTGACGGCGGGCCGGCAGGCACCGGCCGCGCTGTGGCTGACGCGGGCCGCCGAGCAGGGCGAACCCAACGCCCAGACCTGCCTGGGCGTGATGTGCCTGCAGGGCGACGGCGTGGCGCACGATCCGGCGCGCGGCATCGCGCTGCTGTCGAAGGCGGCAGGGCAGGGTATTGCCTCGGCCCAGCACAACCCGGGCGTGACCTTCGCCGAAGGAAACGGCATCGTCCCCGACCCGGAACAGGCGCTGGCCTGGTACCGCAAGGCGGCGGCGCAGGGCTATGCGCCGTCCGAGTTCGAGCTGGGCATGTGCTACCGCACGGGGAACGGCTTGCCAACCGACCTCGCGCGCGGCCATGCGCTGATCCGGGCGGCGGCCGAGAAGGGCTATGCCGAGGCGCAGTTCTCGCTTGGCGCCATCCTGCTCGAGGGCGAAGGGCCGCTGGCCGCCGACCCGGACGCGTCCGAACGCTGGGTGCGCAAGGCCGCGGCCCGGGGACACCCGGAGGCGTGCCGGATCGTCGGGCTGATGGCTTGA
- a CDS encoding RNA ligase RtcB family protein: protein MGTFVQDISDRTKIIASPRLWLEDAAVQQLETTAQLDGMQRVVGLPDLHPGRGYPVGAAFFSLGRLYPALVGNDIGCGMALWQTDLAVAKARLDKIDKQLANLDAPLEDEEWPLLEARDPLLAGLRTELAETLRAAGLDTSHLRSLGTIGRGNHFAELQAVDHVEDDALFAASGLAPKRLQLLVHSGSRGLGEAILRGHVDAFGHRGLAQDTPDAAGYLARHDAALRYAELNRRVIAVRILARLRCSGTPVLDVNHNTVLPAHIDGVDGWLHRKGATPADVGLVVLPGSRDDYSYLLAPRLHADAPSLHSLAHGAGRKWGRSDCKARLVDLATPAQLSRTSLGGRVICADRALIYEEAPQAYKKVDSVLDCLLGAGLATVVARSRPVLTYKTRGECC, encoded by the coding sequence ATGGGCACTTTTGTTCAAGATATTTCTGATCGCACCAAGATCATCGCGTCGCCGCGCCTGTGGCTCGAAGACGCAGCAGTACAACAACTCGAGACGACCGCGCAGCTCGATGGCATGCAGCGGGTCGTGGGCTTGCCGGACCTGCATCCCGGCCGTGGCTATCCGGTCGGCGCCGCCTTCTTTTCGCTGGGGCGCCTCTACCCCGCCCTGGTCGGCAACGATATCGGCTGCGGCATGGCGCTGTGGCAAACCGACCTGGCCGTCGCCAAGGCCAGGCTCGACAAGATCGACAAGCAGCTGGCCAACCTCGACGCGCCGCTCGAAGACGAGGAATGGCCGCTCCTCGAAGCGCGCGATCCACTGCTGGCCGGGCTGCGTACCGAACTGGCCGAAACGCTGCGCGCGGCGGGACTCGACACCTCCCACCTGCGCTCGCTCGGCACGATCGGACGCGGCAACCATTTCGCCGAACTGCAGGCGGTCGACCATGTCGAGGACGACGCGCTATTCGCCGCCTCGGGTCTGGCGCCGAAGCGCCTGCAGTTGCTGGTGCACAGCGGCTCGCGCGGGCTGGGCGAAGCCATCCTGCGTGGCCACGTGGACGCCTTCGGCCATCGCGGCCTGGCGCAGGACACGCCTGACGCGGCCGGCTACCTGGCCCGGCACGATGCGGCCCTGCGCTACGCCGAGCTCAATCGCCGGGTCATCGCAGTACGCATTCTCGCGCGCCTGCGCTGCAGCGGCACGCCGGTGTTGGACGTGAACCACAACACGGTGCTGCCCGCCCACATCGACGGTGTCGATGGCTGGCTGCACCGCAAGGGCGCCACACCCGCCGACGTCGGCCTGGTCGTGCTGCCGGGCTCGCGCGATGACTACAGCTACCTGCTGGCGCCGCGGCTGCACGCGGATGCGCCGAGTTTGCATTCGCTGGCGCACGGCGCGGGACGCAAGTGGGGGCGCAGCGACTGCAAGGCGCGCCTGGTCGACCTGGCCACGCCGGCGCAGCTGAGCCGGACCAGCCTGGGCGGACGCGTCATCTGCGCCGACCGTGCGCTGATCTACGAAGAGGCGCCCCAGGCCTACAAGAAGGTCGACAGTGTGCTCGACTGCCTGCTGGGCGCCGGCCTGGCGACGGTGGTCGCGCGCAGCCGCCCCGTGCTGACCTACAAGACGCGTGGGGAGTGCTGCTGA
- the prfH gene encoding peptide chain release factor H: MLPGRDARAGAPARGEARACGVAMRVVEMLDGPVRGTCASVLLELDGEDGGAAAALARRWSGTLLWVCQSPYRPGHKRKNWFISGAAFAPPVLPDGAGEIRYEAMRASGPGGQHVNKTDSAIRATHLASGLSVKVQSERSQLANKRLATQLLASKLQALAQAQAERGKSERRQLHWQAERGNAARVFSGSGFVESTVNV; the protein is encoded by the coding sequence ATGCTGCCTGGCCGTGACGCACGCGCTGGCGCGCCTGCACGAGGGGAGGCCCGCGCCTGCGGCGTCGCCATGCGGGTCGTCGAGATGCTCGATGGCCCGGTGCGTGGCACCTGCGCCTCGGTGCTGCTCGAGCTCGATGGCGAGGATGGCGGCGCGGCTGCCGCCCTCGCCCGGCGCTGGTCGGGCACCCTGCTGTGGGTGTGCCAGAGCCCTTACCGGCCGGGGCACAAACGCAAGAACTGGTTCATCAGCGGCGCCGCGTTTGCCCCGCCGGTGCTGCCGGACGGCGCTGGCGAGATCCGCTACGAGGCGATGCGCGCGTCGGGTCCCGGCGGCCAGCACGTCAACAAGACCGACAGCGCCATTCGTGCCACCCACCTGGCGTCCGGCCTGTCGGTCAAGGTGCAGAGCGAACGCAGCCAGCTGGCCAACAAGCGGCTGGCTACCCAGCTCCTGGCCAGCAAATTGCAGGCACTGGCGCAGGCGCAGGCCGAGCGCGGCAAGTCCGAGCGGCGCCAGCTGCACTGGCAGGCCGAACGCGGCAACGCGGCGCGTGTCTTCAGTGGGTCAGGCTTCGTCGAAAGCACGGTCAACGTGTAG
- a CDS encoding NAD(P)-binding domain-containing protein encodes MIAITRAGFDKVKTRGREHAPFVIRVATSQGEREYLASAVIDATGTWSQPNPLGAYGLPARGEAALRAHIAYGMPDVLGSERGRYAGRRVLVAGAGHSAAGSLLALATLAEQAAGTRVAWAIRGTQDARLFGGGVADSLPARGELGMRLKALQQAGRLELHGAFRIVSLARTDGAITVRGEEAAVIEGIDEIIAATGARPNLDITRELRVRHDPWLESTDLLAPLIDPNEHSCGTVRPHGHRELAHPEQGYYAVGAKSYGRAPNFLMVTGYEQVRSVVVRAGGRSARRRRRAAGAAANGRLRHAGRKRTRRKRLLWRAGAGAVGWLLRRGRPGKGSGKSRMRLYPGGSRAGGRGRAAVRKPPRHGYTLHVDRAFDEA; translated from the coding sequence GTGATTGCCATCACCCGCGCCGGCTTCGACAAGGTGAAAACGCGCGGCCGCGAGCATGCGCCTTTTGTCATTCGCGTCGCCACGTCCCAAGGCGAGCGTGAATACCTGGCCAGCGCCGTCATCGACGCCACCGGCACCTGGTCGCAGCCCAATCCCCTCGGCGCCTACGGCTTGCCGGCACGAGGCGAAGCCGCGCTGCGCGCGCACATCGCCTACGGCATGCCCGACGTGCTGGGGAGCGAACGGGGGCGCTATGCCGGCCGTCGCGTCCTCGTCGCCGGTGCGGGCCACTCGGCTGCCGGATCCCTGCTGGCGCTGGCGACGCTCGCCGAGCAGGCAGCAGGCACGCGCGTGGCCTGGGCCATCCGCGGGACGCAGGATGCAAGGCTGTTCGGCGGCGGCGTGGCCGACAGCCTGCCGGCGCGCGGTGAATTGGGCATGCGGTTGAAGGCGCTGCAGCAGGCCGGCCGGCTGGAACTGCACGGGGCATTCCGGATCGTGTCGCTGGCGCGCACCGACGGCGCCATCACCGTGCGCGGCGAAGAAGCTGCTGTCATCGAAGGCATCGACGAGATCATCGCCGCCACCGGCGCCCGCCCGAACCTCGACATCACGCGCGAACTGCGGGTGCGCCACGACCCCTGGCTGGAGAGCACCGACCTGCTGGCGCCCTTGATCGACCCGAACGAACATAGCTGCGGCACGGTACGGCCGCATGGCCACCGCGAGCTGGCCCATCCCGAGCAGGGCTATTACGCGGTAGGCGCCAAAAGCTATGGCCGCGCGCCGAACTTCCTGATGGTGACCGGCTACGAACAGGTACGCTCGGTCGTGGTCCGCGCTGGCGGGAGATCTGCGCGCCGCCGACGACGTGCAGCTGGCGCTGCCGCAAACGGGCGTCTGCGGCACGCCGGCCGGAAGCGCACCAGGCGCAAGCGCTTGCTGTGGCGGGCCGGCGCCGGAGCCGTCGGCTGGCTGCTGCGTCGCGGACGTCCAGGCAAGGGAAGCGGGAAAAGCCGGATGCGGTTGTACCCCGGCGGCAGCCGCGCCGGCGGCAGGGGACGCGCTGCTGTTCGTAAGCCGCCGCGGCACGGGTACACACTACACGTTGACCGTGCTTTCGACGAAGCCTGA
- a CDS encoding FAD-dependent oxidoreductase — protein MNQTVHPLPVAVLGAGPVGLAAAAHLAARGIVPLVLEAGAQVASNLETYRHVRLFSPWRYNVDRAARQLLLAAGWRVPNPETLPTAGELVDDYRRRLPPILRSPRICTSRIG, from the coding sequence ATGAACCAGACCGTCCACCCCCTTCCCGTCGCCGTGCTCGGCGCAGGCCCCGTCGGCCTCGCCGCGGCCGCCCACCTGGCCGCGCGCGGCATCGTGCCGCTGGTGCTGGAAGCGGGCGCGCAGGTGGCGAGCAACCTCGAGACCTATCGCCACGTCCGCCTGTTTTCGCCATGGCGCTACAACGTCGACCGCGCGGCCCGGCAACTGCTGCTGGCGGCAGGCTGGCGCGTACCCAACCCGGAAACCTTGCCGACGGCGGGGGAGCTGGTCGACGATTACCGGCGCCGCTTGCCGCCCATCCTGCGATCGCCGCGCATCTGCACCTCTCGCATCGGGTGA
- a CDS encoding helix-turn-helix transcriptional regulator: protein MTTCCEAKESTVAPAIDADELALLCKALAHPARVELLNYLSAFGACYFGSLTDVLPLAASTISQHVSVLKQAGLITGSANEQRVYYCVNAERLAQLKQMIANL from the coding sequence ATGACGACCTGTTGTGAAGCGAAGGAAAGCACGGTTGCGCCGGCGATTGACGCCGATGAGCTTGCCCTGCTGTGCAAGGCGCTTGCCCATCCGGCGCGGGTCGAGCTGCTCAACTACCTGTCGGCCTTTGGTGCCTGCTATTTCGGCAGCCTGACCGACGTGCTGCCGCTGGCGGCATCGACGATTTCCCAGCACGTCAGCGTGCTCAAGCAGGCAGGACTGATCACGGGTTCAGCCAACGAGCAGCGTGTCTACTATTGCGTGAACGCGGAGCGGCTGGCCCAGTTGAAGCAGATGATCGCAAATCTCTGA
- a CDS encoding helix-turn-helix transcriptional regulator, with product MDTKPVLAALAALAQESRLAVFRLLVQTGPAGLAASRIAGQLGMPASSLSFHLKELTHAGLLAARQDGRFIIYSANIATMNGVIGFLTENCCGGVPCGAATGNVCKTE from the coding sequence ATGGATACGAAGCCGGTACTCGCCGCCCTCGCCGCGCTGGCACAGGAAAGCCGCCTGGCGGTGTTCCGCCTGCTGGTACAAACGGGGCCGGCGGGCCTGGCCGCGAGCAGGATTGCCGGGCAGCTGGGCATGCCGGCCTCGTCGCTGTCCTTCCACCTGAAGGAGCTGACGCATGCGGGCCTGCTCGCTGCGCGCCAGGACGGCCGCTTCATCATCTATTCGGCGAACATCGCGACGATGAACGGCGTGATCGGCTTCCTCACCGAGAACTGCTGCGGGGGCGTGCCCTGCGGCGCGGCAACCGGCAACGTGTGCAAGACGGAGTGA